The genomic interval AGTATTTGCGGATACAGCTCTTTTACTTGCAATATCTACTGAGGCGAGAGGTTTCATCAAAGTTGGAATAGGTTTCATAGCAGCTCTAACCAAAATGGGTTCTCCATTGCTCATTCCCCCTTCTATACCTCCCGCATGATTGGTATTACGATAGTACTGATTTAATTCATTAATAAAAATTTCATCATGTGCTTGGCTCCCTAGCAAATTTGCATATTCAAATCCTTCTCCAATTTCAACTCCCTTAATTGCCTGAATTGACATCATAGCCGCTGCCAAACGAGCATCTAACCTTCTATCCCATTGGATATGGCTCCCAATCCCCTCCATCATACCAGTAACAATGACTTCAAAAGCTCCCCCTATTGTGTCGCCGCTCTTTTTTACATCGTCAATTTTCATTTTCATTTTTTCTTCGGCTTTTGGATCATAACAATTTAATTCTGTATCTTTTTTGTTGAAAGCTGCAAAATCAAGATTTGTTTTATCTATGACCACACCACCGATATTTACGACATGTGAAAAAACGTTAATACCACAAGAAAGAAGTAAATTTTTAGCTAAAGCACCAACGGCAACTCTTATCGCCGTTTCTCTAGCACTCGCCCGTTCTAAAATATCACGAATATCTTTACGCCCGTATTTACGAACTCCGATTAAATCAGCATGTCCAGGTCTGGCTGCAGTAACCACAGGTCCAGTCGCTTCACCAAATGCAGACATTTTGTCCTGCCAATTTTCCCAGTCTTTATTTCTTATTCGCAAAGTAATTGGATCTCCTAAAGTTTCTCCAAAGCGAACACCAGAAATTATTTCAACCTTATCCGTTTCAATTTTCATCCGCCCACCGCGTCCATATCCTTGCTGACGACGCGCTAAATCTTCATTTATCAAGTCAATATTTATTTTTAATCCCGCAGGAATTCCCTCTACGATTGCAGTTAGACATTGTCCATGCGATTCTCCAGAAGTTAAAAAACGAAACATACATCCACCCCACCCATTTTATTTTTTTAATAAACAATATACCTGCTTGTCTATTCATCGACTCTAAACTCAATATTTGACTGTTCTTTCATATTATTTTTTAAAGCACCATACGTATAGAGATTCAGTTCTATTTCTGTAATTAAAGAATCTTCTACGGTTTTAATCACCATTTTATTTATTGTATTAAACCGCGCTAAACTTTCCAGCTTCTTTAAAAATATAAGTATTTTACTATAATCGCCTTTAATTTTTATATCTAATAATAAATATCTATAATTATCTTTATCAATTGTATTTTTGGGTTTTATGAATATTAACTCTACTTGAGTTTCTTCTGAAATTTTTCGTATATCCATAAGAAAATTACTTAAATCGTTTTGACTAGGGAGTCTTTTATTTGCACTCTCCATTTTCTGCTTTATTTCCTGCTCATACTCGCTTATATCAGGATGCTGTATCGTAAACTCTTCTATCCTACGAACTTTCTGCTCGTTTTCTTGTTTAATATTTCCTAATTCAAAGATTTCGATCTGCTGCAGATGATAAATGTAGTTATAGAATGAACTAACTATACAACAAATTATCGTAATACACAATATTAATTGATATTTTAATTTATAATTTACTTTATTCATGATCAAAATTCCTTAAAATAAACCATAATTTCAAATGTTGTAACATCTGCCCCGGCTATAACATCAGTCTTATTTTCCGAAGTTATCAATGAAACATTTTTAAATAGCACATCTTCTTCAAGTTTTCTTAAAAAAGCAGCTAACGATTTATAATTGTATGCATTTCCTTTTAAAACTAAATTTGTCTCTTTCAATTGCAATTCTGTTAACCATACATTTTCAACAACTACGTTGCTTAAATGAACTAAAATTGCATATTTTGATATCGTATTACTAGTTATTCCTGCAAGAATATCATTTTTAATTTCTAATTGCTTAACATCTGCTTCTATTCTATTTTTTCTTTCCACCGTATGATTCAACAACGTATACTGTTCATCACCAGATTTTATATGTTGTCTTAATGTACTAATTGCAAATTCTCCTCTTACGTACACAAAAAAACATAATAAGATAGTCAAGAAAACAAGTTTAATAAAAAAATTTTTCATCAGATACGTAGTGCATCGTTTTTCTGGTGGCAATAAATTAATTTTTATCATACATCGAAACCACGCTTAGCTGCAGAAATTGCTGTTAATATTTCTGCAGAAAATTTCTCTATATGTCTTTTATCAATAGAATCTATACAATCGATATCTTTAAAACAATCTATTTTTTCAACCAAAAGATTTGTATGTAATTTTAAATTTTCTAAAAAATCTATAGTCAATATATCCCCGTTAATGTAGATTGTATGTGGTTCAATTAAACTCTCTTGCATTTTGCACCATTCCATACTTTGCATGACTGCATTTACGACTTGTTCCGTAGAATCATGATTAACCGTAGTTATCTTTGACGGAATATGCTGATGAAAAACAATAATTTTTATAATATTTTCCTTGACATCCATGAATAAACAATCAGGATTGGATATAATTCTGGCCAACGAAAAAGAAGTACTCTCTATTGCTAAAATATTGATATTCATTTCTTTCATTATTTGAACAATACGATCAATTATGGCCTTATAAGCTGCTACAGCTAAAACAGTAGTAGTTTTAGCATTTCTTTCTTTATTCAAAATAAAAAAATCATAATAATATGTACCAGTTTCAAATGGGTTCAATTGATCAATTTCCCATTTAACAGCTTCTTCTATTTCTGTTTCACTCAAATTTGGTAAAATCAGCTTCTTAATAAAAACATTCGAGTCTTCAATAGCAATAATTGCAGCTTTACTTTTTACACCCCAATGCGTAATCATAGTTTGTATACTACTTAATAAATGACTTCCTAATTCATCCATTAGCTGCTCTTTTACAAAAGCCGTTAGAACTGTTTTCTTATTATGTAAACTTAATTCTACTATCTGGATACTACTTCCTGTAATATCAATTCCCATTACACGTTTATACGATGGTATAATAAAACGTTTTATTACTGTTATCAAGTTATCTGAGATCAACATGGTGAGGATTATCCCCTACTATTTTGATAGCTCTCCCAAGGGCACACATAATATTCACTTCATTATTTTTTTCATATAATGCAATATTGGTATAGATAGATCCTTTATCTGTTGATACATAATGCGGTTTTAAGTTATTTAATGCCAGCATAGCTACATCGATTCTACATTTATCACATTTACAAATCTTATCATCACTATTTATCATTTTATCTAAATGCTTAAATACAAATTCTTCCATAACATTTTTAATTTCCATATTAACAAAACTCCTTTTTAGCAACTTAATTTTTAAAATATATCATCTTAGTATCACGATTTACCATAGGTATTTTAAGTATAACCTTTATTGTTCTTTTGGCATGATGCACCTGTCCAACAGATAAAATAGTTCGCTGGTCGCCATCGCTTCTAATATAAACTCTACAGTCTCCACCTGAAAGCCCCGTTACCTCGGATTGAAAATCAGTATTAAATTGTGTCGCATTTATAAAATTCGGATCTTCTCTTAGTTTTGTTGTTACATACTTAATCCCAGCCTCTGCAATATACTGTGCTTTAATACCATCTAAAAAAGAATTAGAAATATCCAAGCCTGTCATTGTAATCTTTAATAGAAAACTTCCTAAAAGTAAAATCAAACCAAAAACAATAAGTGCTACTATTAATCCACTTCCAGATTGTTTCATTCCTCTCACCTATTAAACGTTTTAATTTTCATTTAGCATTGAAGCTGCGGTATCAATCATAAACTTTTGCTTGGTCTCTACATCAATAAAGTTCATTTTAATCAATATAGTCCTATCATTTATTTTATGAAAGCTCAAATTTTCCACTGAAAATTTTCCATGCATTGTTTGTCCAGTTACTGGCTGATTATCACGCATTAACCTAGATTGATTTAGCTGCGTGCTTACATAATATACAATTTTTGTGTCTCGTCGATTTTCTTGCTCTAGCAAAATTTCGAATTTATCTGGATAAATTTGAAATGATTTTGCATAAGCTATATCGCGAACTATGCTATCTACAGAAAACTTAGCCTCCTGCTGTAATTCTAACATTTTGTTGTCATTGTACCATGCCCGTGTCGTAAATAGGAATAAATTGATTATTACACCAAAAACAACAACCATCAAACTCAAAGCAATTAACAGTTCAACTAAAAAATACCCTTTATTTTTAAAATTTACCCTTATCAAAGAATCCATTCTATGTTTTCTCCATTAATAAGAATGTAGATAAACTTATACTTTTCAATTGATGTAGTTCTCTCCAAGTCACTGAAACCTCTACTTTTTGTAACTGTTTAAACTCATTATGAGTTTTCATATGTGTTTCAATTGTGAATTTCACACCATTTATATCTATTTCTTTTGAATCTTCCATCTGAATCTCACTATGACTCAAACTATTTTCCTGTCCTTTTAAAATTTCGATCTCTTTTTGCGCTAGAAAAGTAGCAGTAACTAGATGATTAGAATATTCGATAGCGTGATGCGATACTATATACATAACAAGTATCGAGGAAATGACTGATAAAATAATTACAATAATCATTACTTCAATCATAAAAAAGCCTTTTTCCTTCATAATGCAATTAGATCCTTTTCACTTATTGCGTTCTAATTCTTCCGACTCGATCGATGATAATCAATCGAGTTTTTTCACCATTTTCTAATCTAATCGTAATTGGCTGATTAATATAGCCATGTCTATTAAAATATATCGCAGAATACCCTCCAACAATTTTTATGTTTTTTGAAAAAGTTACACTTTTTATATTTTTAAGACCTCTACTAATAATATAGCCACAATTTGCAGTTACTTTTAATGAAAGTTTAGGAAATTGATCCATCTCAGCTGGTGAAAATTCATTTTCTTCAACAGATGTGTTGATAGATAATTGCTGCACAAATTTTAAGTCCGTCGCTAATTGATACGCTGATGCATCTAAATCATATCTTTTTAAAACGGACGAGGTCACAACCGTTATAGAAGAAACGATAGAAATTATTGCAATAACAATAATAAGTTCCATTAAAGAACTTCCTTCCTCTTTCACCAAAACAACTCTACATAATAAATCATATACTGCATTCCGTAAAAATAACTCATAAACATTGCAATTGAAAGAAATGGACCAAATGGGATATACTCTTTGCGTTCCTTTAATTTAAAAACAATTAGAAAAACGCCTACAACGCCGCCTAAAATAAATGCAAATAATAAAGTTAATAACGTATATTTCCAGCCAAGCCATATTCCGATTACCGCAGCAAATTTTATATCACCCCAGCCAATTCCGCCCTTACTCAGCCAATGAATCAATAACAATAAACCTCCTCCAAGACAAAAACCCATAATCATATCTAAAACCTCGTAATATAAAACATTAATAAAAGGCAATATAATCATGACTTTTAATATAATGCCAATCCCCGCCATAGGAATTAATACTTTATCAAAAATTAATTGATGATCATAATCAATAGCAGCAATAACCATCAAAAACCCAACTAATATTACACCTTGAAAAAACTCTAAACTCAATCCAAAACGACTATATGTATATAAAAATAAAAATGAGGTTAGTAATTCTATACAAGGATACCGTATAGAAATAATAGCATGACAATATCGGCATCTTCTTTTTGAATATAGATAACTTAGAACAGGAATTAAATCTTTAATAGATAAAAACCTCTCACAATAATCGCAAGTTGATCTAGGAACAAGTATTGATTTTTCTCTTGGAATCCTATAGACACACATATTTAAAAAGCTGCCTATAATTAACCCAAACACTAAAATTAGCAATACATCCAAAAAATCATCCCCTTGTAAAAAACGAATCTATGTTCCAATTATTTGCTCTTCAAAAAATCACTAGACACATAAATTCCTAATTTCGCACGCCCTATAGTATCATTATTATTTGTTGTATTTATTTCTATTGTATAAGAAGTCGCCGGCACCTCCTTTCGTTCTGTATCAATATAACATTTTCCTTTTGGAGGCTTAGGCAATTCTAATAATAAATTTTTTTCTACTAATTTTTGTACTGTGTCCGGAATAACCCCTTCTTGTGCTTGGTAAATGATAGATGCCGCATCAATGGTTCGTAAATCCGTTTGGATTTTAACCGTATTTGCTGCCACTGTTGATTCTGTAAATTTAGGAATCGCCAACGATGCTAAAATTCCTAAAATTGCGATAACCACCATTAATTCTACTAAAGTAAACCCTTGCTGCTTTATTTTATCGTTCGTCTTTTTCATAAAATAAAATCACCTTCTAAAAATTTACTAAATTTCAAAGATAGACATGATCTATCATATCAAACATTGGTAATGCAATAGAGATCACTATGCCGCCTATTATAAAACCTACCATAGTAATTAAAAAAGGTTCCAATAAATTATTCAATTTGGTAATAAATTCGTCAATTTCACTTTCATAAAAATCAGCAATCTTATTTAAAGTATCGTCTAAAAAGCCTGTTTCTTCACCTACTACAATCATTTGTAATACCATAGGCGAGAAAAATTGACTACTCTGAACAGAATTAGACAATGTTGCACCATTTTTTATTTTATCCTGCGCCAAGCTCACAATACGATTCAGTACAAGATTTCCACTCACATTTTTACCAACTTCTAATGCAGTAATAATAGGTATCCCTGCATGTAATAATGTCCCTAAAGTTCGACTAAATCTCACCATTGCAATTTCTACCCATATTTTCCCAAATACAGGAATTTTCAGCATTGCTTTATCAAATAAAAATTTATAAGTTTCTACATTTTTCATCTTAAATACAATCCAAACACCAACACAAAAGCAGCATAAAATAATAAGTCCATAATCTTGCATAAAAGAACTGAAAAACAACAACATTTTCGTTGCCAGCGGTAATTCTAAATTCATATGATCAAACATTTCAATAAAGTTCGGTATAACAAAAATCATAAAATAAATAATTACTAAAATAGCCAATATTAGAACAAACATCGGATAGATCATCGCAGTTTTAATTTTCTCTCTTGCTTTATAATCTTTTTCTAAATAATTTGCAAGTTTATCTAGCACATGATCCAATATACCTCCTAGTTCACCGGCAGAAATCATATGAATTACAATGTTCGGAAAAATATGTTTATATCTCAATAAAGATTCTGTTAAAGTTTTTCCTTCTTCTATTTGTTTATAGATATTCTTTAAAACTTCTTTAAAAGCCAAATGTTGTGTTTGCATACCTAGAATATGTATGGAAGAACTTAAGGATAATCCAGCATTGATCATCATCGCTAACTGACGGCAAAATAGAATTATTTCTTTAAATGGGACATTATTCATTCTAAATAGTGTGTAATTTTTTAACGACTTCTTTTGAATTTCAACAATTTGAGTAACGAAATACCCTTTTCCTATAATATAATCCGCTACATCTTTTTCTGTTTCAGCTATCATTGTATCCTGTAATAGATCTCCCTCCAAGTTTTTTCCTTTATATGAAAACATTTTTTCCATAAAAACACCACACAATAAAATGATCTATTACGTTAAACCAGTTTTAAATCTTTTATATATTCTAATGCAATATCTTTTGTAATTAAATTCTTTTTTAATAGAATTTCAATTTCTCGATCAAAAATTTGCATACCTAATGAGGCCCCTGTTTGAATATGAGATATTATTTGCTGCGTTTTCCCTTCCCTAATAATATTCCGAATTGCAGGTGTATTCATCATGATTTCAAATACCGCAATTCGACCTACACCACTTTTTTTAGGCAATAATTTTTGCGAAATAATTCCTTGCAAATTCATGGATAATTGTATACGTATTTGCTGTTGTTGCTGGCTGGGAAAAACATCAATAATTCTATCAATTGTCTGTATTGAATCAGGTGTATGTAAGCTTGCAAAAACCAAATGGCCTGTTTCAGCCGCAGTAATTGCAATTGATATCGTTTCAAAATCTCTCATTTCACCAATAAATATCAAATCCGGGTCTTCTCGTAGTGCGGCCCTCAATGCACTGTGAAAAGATTTTGAATCTATATAAATTTCACGTTGATTCACTATACTTTTTTTATGTTTATGTACATATTCAATAGGATCCTCCATTGTAATAATATGCAAGGCTTTCGATTGATTAATAAAATCAATCATAGCCGCAATTGTAGTTGATTTTCCAGAACCTGCTGAACCGGTAAATAACACTAGTCCATTCTTTTTTAACGCTAGTGATTTTAATGTAGAAGCGCAATCTAATTCTTCCAAGGTTGGAATTTGATCGCTGATAATCCTCATTACAATGGCTATTGCGCCTCTTTGTTTAAAAACATTTACCCTAAATCGTCCACATGTATCTGAAGAATAGGAAAAATCAACCTCTCCGTCCTCTTTAAGGTTATATTGCTGTGTTTTTGATGAAATAGATTCAAATAGACTTTTGGTATCTTCTGCTGTTAAAATGTTGAGTTTAGAAAATATTAGCCCTCCATCAATTCTAAAGGCCGGTGGTATTCCAACCGTCATATGCAAATCAGAAGCTTTTTTCTGGATTGCTTCTTTGAGTAAAATATCTATATATTTATTCTCATAAACTATCTTCATATGCTAACCTCAGTATTTCTTGTATTGTTGTCTGCCCAGTGAGAACTTTTTGCATACCATCTTGCTGCATACTTACAAAACCTTCTTCAACCGCAAATTCCTTTAACTGTTCAGCCGAAACTTGTCTATTAATACCGTTCCGTATTTTCTTTGTCATCGGCAACACTTCATGAATCGCTGTTTGTCCATAATAACCTGTAAAATTGCAATCACAGCAACCACGCCCTTTATATAGAACAGTATTTGGATTCTTTATATATGGCTCTAATGTTTCTCTATCTTCTACGCTTTCATCTAACTTATAACTTATTTTGCATTTTGGACAAATCAATCGAACTAAACGTTGTGCAACAATTCCTAGAATAGATGAGGAAACTAAAAATGGCTCAATTCCGATATCAACCAATCGTGTTATTGCACCAATTGCATGATTGGTATGCAATGTGCTAAAAACTAAATGCCCAGTTTGTGCAGCATGAATAGCGATTCTTGCTGTTTCACGATCACGAATCTCTCCAATCATAATTATATTGGGGTCTTGTCGCAGAACAGATCGTAATGTTTTCGAAAAAGATAAATCTATTTTAGAATTTATTTGTATTTGGTTTATTCCGTCGAGTCGATACTCTACCGGATTTTCAATTGTAACAATATTTTTACTTGGATCATTCAATTCCGATAATGTTCCATAAAGCGTCGTAGTTTTCCCGGATCCAGTCGGTCCTGTATTTAAAATCATGCCGTAAGGCTTTTTATACAGGGATACATATTTTCTTAAATTTCCTTCTGAAAAGCCCATCTTTTGAATATCAACGAACCGTAAACTTTTATCTAATATACGAAGTACGATTTTTTCGCCTAAAATTGTAGGCATTGTAGATATTCTCAAATCAATTGCTCTGTCATCTTCTTTGTATATAATTCTTCCATCCTGAGGTAATCTCTTTTCGGCAATATCAAGTTCACCCATGATTTTTAATCGCGAAATAAATGGCAAGTGAAGTTTTAATGGAAAAGACGAAACTTCTCTCAACGCTCCATCAACACGAAAACGAATCCTTAAATACTGGTCCGTTGGTTCAATATGAATATCACTTGCTCGCGTACAGATCGCTTTTTTTATCATCTCATCAACAATCTCAATAATTGATCTATCATTAACGATTCTTTGATCTATCATCATACTACATTCCTATACTTTATAATAATTTAGAATCAATTTTTCAAGCATTCGCATAAATTTAGTTCCAAAAAATTCTTTTTTACTTAAAGGACTGACTAGTATCGTATATAAATTTAAATAATTTCCCCCAAGAACGTCTGTAAAAATTTGATCTCCAACAACAGCAACTTGTGAGGAAGGTACGTTAAATTTATGCAAGGCACGTTTAAACCCAAAACTTAATGGCTTATAACCTTTTGCTATATAGGCTATTTCTAATGTTGCTGCGATATTTTGCACCCGATCTGTCAAATTATTGGATACAATACAACATATAAATCCACTGCTCTTTAGGCTTTTTATCCACAACATTACATCCAACTCTACATTTTCACTTTCCCACGCGATGATTGTATTATCCAAATCAAAAATAATCGCACGAATCCCTTTATTTTTCAATTCAAGTAATGGGATCTCAAATAAACTCGGCACAAATAAGTTTGGAAATAATAAATCTTTTATCATAGTGTAGTATTTATATTGCTACGAAGCTGCACTGCCTCGGCTATATGCCGCTCCGTAATCATCTCAGAATTATCCAAATCAGCAATCGTTCTCGCCACTTTTATAATTCGATCATAACTTCTCGCTGATAAACCCATTTTCACAAATACTTGTTCTAAAATACTTTGTGCCGTAGTTGTTAATAAACAAGTTTTCTGAATATGCCTATGCCGCATTTGCGCATTACAAAATATATGATATTTATTTAATCTTTTTAGTTGTATTTTTCTAGCCTCTTCCACCCTGCTTCTAATTACACTTGAACTTTCAGATCGTTTATCACCCACCATTTCGGTATATTCTAGTCGAGGAACTGTAATATGAATATCAATTCGGTCTAACAAGGGCCCGGATATTTTTTTCGTGTATCGCTTAATTTCGTTCGGTGTACAAGTGCACTCCTTCAACGTGTCATTAAGATATCCGCACGGACAAACGTGCAGAAAGCAACTCAATATTTTATTTAACAAAAAACGTGTCTTATGATCCTTCAAATCTAAAGCCTCCTGGAAATAGTGTCGGTGAACGTGTTCGTTGGGCTAGACAAAAAAAGAATCTTACCCAAGTTGAACTAGCGAAAAGAGTTAGTTGCGTAGCGACTACTATTATCATTATCGAAAAAACAGGACGTTATAACATCTCTACGTTAAAAAAAATTAGTATAGTTGTAGATCAGCCAATCGAGTTCCTAGGCTGCTTTGAAAATATGCCTGAAACTACGTTTGGGGATCGATTAAAAAAGGCCAGGTATTATCACGGGTATGATAAAAAAGAAGCTGCAGAAATTGTTGGATTTAACCAGCGCACCTTGTATGATTGGGAAAGGGGGAAACGTGAACCTAGTGTCAAAGCATTGGATAAACTAGTCTCTTTTATTAACATTTTAAACCAAAATTCACAATAAATACACTATATTTTTTATTAAAATTTTGTTAAAAATAATAAAAAACCTCGGCAAAGCATTATTATTCCAAACCAAAATTGTATTATTGAAGGTATTAATGTAAGATAAGTTATATGTAGTTTTACTTTAGAAGGAGTGTTTATTTATATGTCAACATTTATATATTGTCGTGGTAACGACGAGCAAGTGGAGAAACAATTAATTTTATGCAAAGAAAAAGCA from Massilibacillus massiliensis carries:
- the aroC gene encoding chorismate synthase, which encodes MFRFLTSGESHGQCLTAIVEGIPAGLKINIDLINEDLARRQQGYGRGGRMKIETDKVEIISGVRFGETLGDPITLRIRNKDWENWQDKMSAFGEATGPVVTAARPGHADLIGVRKYGRKDIRDILERASARETAIRVAVGALAKNLLLSCGINVFSHVVNIGGVVIDKTNLDFAAFNKKDTELNCYDPKAEEKMKMKIDDVKKSGDTIGGAFEVIVTGMMEGIGSHIQWDRRLDARLAAAMMSIQAIKGVEIGEGFEYANLLGSQAHDEIFINELNQYYRNTNHAGGIEGGMSNGEPILVRAAMKPIPTLMKPLASVDIASKRAVSANTERSDVCAVSAASVVGEAMVAIVLVETILQKFGGDCMEDLLSTIKSYITRING
- a CDS encoding type IV pilus inner membrane component PilO; translated protein: MNKVNYKLKYQLILCITIICCIVSSFYNYIYHLQQIEIFELGNIKQENEQKVRRIEEFTIQHPDISEYEQEIKQKMESANKRLPSQNDLSNFLMDIRKISEETQVELIFIKPKNTIDKDNYRYLLLDIKIKGDYSKILIFLKKLESLARFNTINKMVIKTVEDSLITEIELNLYTYGALKNNMKEQSNIEFRVDE
- a CDS encoding PilN domain-containing protein translates to MIKINLLPPEKRCTTYLMKNFFIKLVFLTILLCFFVYVRGEFAISTLRQHIKSGDEQYTLLNHTVERKNRIEADVKQLEIKNDILAGITSNTISKYAILVHLSNVVVENVWLTELQLKETNLVLKGNAYNYKSLAAFLRKLEEDVLFKNVSLITSENKTDVIAGADVTTFEIMVYFKEF
- the pilM gene encoding type IV pilus biogenesis protein PilM, with the protein product MLISDNLITVIKRFIIPSYKRVMGIDITGSSIQIVELSLHNKKTVLTAFVKEQLMDELGSHLLSSIQTMITHWGVKSKAAIIAIEDSNVFIKKLILPNLSETEIEEAVKWEIDQLNPFETGTYYYDFFILNKERNAKTTTVLAVAAYKAIIDRIVQIMKEMNINILAIESTSFSLARIISNPDCLFMDVKENIIKIIVFHQHIPSKITTVNHDSTEQVVNAVMQSMEWCKMQESLIEPHTIYINGDILTIDFLENLKLHTNLLVEKIDCFKDIDCIDSIDKRHIEKFSAEILTAISAAKRGFDV
- a CDS encoding late competence development ComFB family protein, producing the protein MEIKNVMEEFVFKHLDKMINSDDKICKCDKCRIDVAMLALNNLKPHYVSTDKGSIYTNIALYEKNNEVNIMCALGRAIKIVGDNPHHVDLR
- a CDS encoding PilW family protein; protein product: MDSLIRVNFKNKGYFLVELLIALSLMVVVFGVIINLFLFTTRAWYNDNKMLELQQEAKFSVDSIVRDIAYAKSFQIYPDKFEILLEQENRRDTKIVYYVSTQLNQSRLMRDNQPVTGQTMHGKFSVENLSFHKINDRTILIKMNFIDVETKQKFMIDTAASMLNEN
- a CDS encoding prepilin peptidase, yielding MFGLIIGSFLNMCVYRIPREKSILVPRSTCDYCERFLSIKDLIPVLSYLYSKRRCRYCHAIISIRYPCIELLTSFLFLYTYSRFGLSLEFFQGVILVGFLMVIAAIDYDHQLIFDKVLIPMAGIGIILKVMIILPFINVLYYEVLDMIMGFCLGGGLLLLIHWLSKGGIGWGDIKFAAVIGIWLGWKYTLLTLLFAFILGGVVGVFLIVFKLKERKEYIPFGPFLSIAMFMSYFYGMQYMIYYVELFW
- a CDS encoding type II secretion system protein translates to MKKTNDKIKQQGFTLVELMVVIAILGILASLAIPKFTESTVAANTVKIQTDLRTIDAASIIYQAQEGVIPDTVQKLVEKNLLLELPKPPKGKCYIDTERKEVPATSYTIEINTTNNNDTIGRAKLGIYVSSDFLKSK
- a CDS encoding type II secretion system F family protein → MEKMFSYKGKNLEGDLLQDTMIAETEKDVADYIIGKGYFVTQIVEIQKKSLKNYTLFRMNNVPFKEIILFCRQLAMMINAGLSLSSSIHILGMQTQHLAFKEVLKNIYKQIEEGKTLTESLLRYKHIFPNIVIHMISAGELGGILDHVLDKLANYLEKDYKAREKIKTAMIYPMFVLILAILVIIYFMIFVIPNFIEMFDHMNLELPLATKMLLFFSSFMQDYGLIILCCFCVGVWIVFKMKNVETYKFLFDKAMLKIPVFGKIWVEIAMVRFSRTLGTLLHAGIPIITALEVGKNVSGNLVLNRIVSLAQDKIKNGATLSNSVQSSQFFSPMVLQMIVVGEETGFLDDTLNKIADFYESEIDEFITKLNNLLEPFLITMVGFIIGGIVISIALPMFDMIDHVYL
- a CDS encoding type IV pilus twitching motility protein PilT: MKIVYENKYIDILLKEAIQKKASDLHMTVGIPPAFRIDGGLIFSKLNILTAEDTKSLFESISSKTQQYNLKEDGEVDFSYSSDTCGRFRVNVFKQRGAIAIVMRIISDQIPTLEELDCASTLKSLALKKNGLVLFTGSAGSGKSTTIAAMIDFINQSKALHIITMEDPIEYVHKHKKSIVNQREIYIDSKSFHSALRAALREDPDLIFIGEMRDFETISIAITAAETGHLVFASLHTPDSIQTIDRIIDVFPSQQQQQIRIQLSMNLQGIISQKLLPKKSGVGRIAVFEIMMNTPAIRNIIREGKTQQIISHIQTGASLGMQIFDREIEILLKKNLITKDIALEYIKDLKLV
- a CDS encoding GspE/PulE family protein, translating into MMIDQRIVNDRSIIEIVDEMIKKAICTRASDIHIEPTDQYLRIRFRVDGALREVSSFPLKLHLPFISRLKIMGELDIAEKRLPQDGRIIYKEDDRAIDLRISTMPTILGEKIVLRILDKSLRFVDIQKMGFSEGNLRKYVSLYKKPYGMILNTGPTGSGKTTTLYGTLSELNDPSKNIVTIENPVEYRLDGINQIQINSKIDLSFSKTLRSVLRQDPNIIMIGEIRDRETARIAIHAAQTGHLVFSTLHTNHAIGAITRLVDIGIEPFLVSSSILGIVAQRLVRLICPKCKISYKLDESVEDRETLEPYIKNPNTVLYKGRGCCDCNFTGYYGQTAIHEVLPMTKKIRNGINRQVSAEQLKEFAVEEGFVSMQQDGMQKVLTGQTTIQEILRLAYEDSL
- a CDS encoding YqeG family HAD IIIA-type phosphatase; translated protein: MIKDLLFPNLFVPSLFEIPLLELKNKGIRAIIFDLDNTIIAWESENVELDVMLWIKSLKSSGFICCIVSNNLTDRVQNIAATLEIAYIAKGYKPLSFGFKRALHKFNVPSSQVAVVGDQIFTDVLGGNYLNLYTILVSPLSKKEFFGTKFMRMLEKLILNYYKV
- a CDS encoding magnesium chelatase subunit ChlI family protein; protein product: MKDHKTRFLLNKILSCFLHVCPCGYLNDTLKECTCTPNEIKRYTKKISGPLLDRIDIHITVPRLEYTEMVGDKRSESSSVIRSRVEEARKIQLKRLNKYHIFCNAQMRHRHIQKTCLLTTTAQSILEQVFVKMGLSARSYDRIIKVARTIADLDNSEMITERHIAEAVQLRSNINTTL
- a CDS encoding helix-turn-helix domain-containing protein, with the translated sequence MSYDPSNLKPPGNSVGERVRWARQKKNLTQVELAKRVSCVATTIIIIEKTGRYNISTLKKISIVVDQPIEFLGCFENMPETTFGDRLKKARYYHGYDKKEAAEIVGFNQRTLYDWERGKREPSVKALDKLVSFINILNQNSQ